A genomic segment from Luteolibacter ambystomatis encodes:
- a CDS encoding glycoside hydrolase family 35 protein, protein MFVSSRLLTSSLMTGLLLSGALHAAEPSPVPGKHTFALGTEDFLLDGQPVQIRSGELHPGRIPREYWRHRLRMVKASGMNTVAIYLFWNQFEEEEGKFDFKTGERDIAAFIKLAQEEGLWVLLRPGPYVCGEWDLGGIPAYLMRDPKVQLRSSADENYLKAVQRYIEHLVPVVKPYLVTNGGPIVMVQVENEFGSYGEDRKYLEFLHDQWKKNGIDVPFYTADGPTDKMMKNGTLPGCAVGLDSGTEDKHWDIAKKHNPGVPVFSSETYPGWLTHWGEKWQNVGVDGVIKDMKWYMDNKKSFNFYVFHGGTNFGFTAGANDGGKGKYQADITSYDYDAILTEQGRPTAKYDGIRSTIAAALPDLKLPPVPEPIPAIEVPEFKTEPFALLRDNMPGKPVPLDQPKSFEELGQYHQGLMLYTTTLPDNRGGKLDFGTTGVRDYGLVYLDGKFIGKLDRNLAETTIDLPATTGTEKPMLTILAEAMGHINFGRRMSDDRKGLLGPVKLGAAALTGWHARAIPLADADIAKLKPGKPGADDKGVFFKGGFTLEKAADTFIDLSAYKKGVVWVNGHNLGRFWEIGPQKRLYCPAPWLKAGKNEIIILDLLQAEAAPVSGKSTLR, encoded by the coding sequence ATGTTTGTCTCATCCCGTCTTCTCACTTCCAGCCTGATGACCGGCCTCCTCCTCTCCGGCGCGCTCCATGCCGCGGAGCCGTCCCCCGTCCCAGGGAAACACACCTTCGCCCTCGGCACGGAGGATTTCCTGCTCGATGGCCAGCCGGTCCAGATCCGCAGCGGCGAGCTCCACCCCGGCCGCATCCCCCGGGAATACTGGCGTCACCGCCTCCGGATGGTGAAGGCCTCCGGCATGAACACCGTGGCCATCTACCTCTTCTGGAACCAGTTCGAGGAAGAAGAAGGCAAGTTCGATTTCAAAACCGGCGAGCGCGACATCGCCGCCTTCATCAAGCTCGCCCAGGAGGAAGGCCTCTGGGTGCTGCTGCGTCCCGGCCCGTACGTCTGCGGCGAGTGGGACCTGGGCGGCATCCCCGCCTATCTCATGCGCGATCCGAAGGTGCAGCTCCGCTCCTCCGCGGATGAGAACTACCTCAAGGCCGTCCAGCGCTACATCGAGCACCTCGTGCCCGTGGTGAAGCCCTACCTCGTCACCAACGGCGGCCCCATCGTCATGGTGCAAGTGGAGAACGAATTCGGCAGCTACGGCGAGGACCGTAAATACCTCGAGTTCCTCCACGACCAGTGGAAGAAAAACGGCATCGACGTCCCCTTCTACACCGCGGACGGCCCCACGGACAAGATGATGAAAAACGGCACGCTCCCCGGCTGCGCCGTCGGCCTCGACTCCGGCACCGAGGACAAGCACTGGGACATCGCGAAAAAACACAACCCCGGCGTCCCTGTTTTCAGCAGCGAGACCTACCCCGGCTGGCTCACCCACTGGGGCGAGAAGTGGCAGAACGTCGGCGTGGACGGCGTGATCAAGGACATGAAGTGGTACATGGATAACAAGAAGTCCTTCAACTTCTACGTCTTCCACGGCGGCACCAACTTCGGCTTCACCGCCGGCGCCAATGACGGCGGCAAGGGCAAGTATCAGGCGGACATCACCAGCTACGACTACGATGCCATCCTCACCGAGCAAGGGCGCCCCACCGCGAAGTACGATGGAATCCGTAGCACCATCGCCGCCGCCCTTCCGGATCTGAAGCTCCCGCCCGTCCCCGAGCCCATCCCCGCCATCGAGGTTCCGGAGTTCAAGACCGAGCCCTTCGCCCTGCTGCGGGACAACATGCCCGGCAAGCCCGTCCCGCTCGATCAGCCAAAGTCTTTCGAGGAGCTCGGCCAGTATCACCAGGGCCTCATGCTCTACACCACCACCCTGCCGGACAACCGGGGCGGCAAGCTCGACTTCGGCACCACCGGCGTCCGCGACTACGGCCTCGTCTACCTCGATGGAAAATTCATCGGCAAGCTCGACCGCAATCTCGCCGAGACCACCATCGACCTCCCCGCCACCACCGGCACGGAAAAACCGATGCTCACCATCCTCGCCGAAGCCATGGGCCACATCAACTTCGGCCGCCGCATGTCGGACGACCGCAAGGGCCTCCTCGGCCCCGTGAAGCTCGGCGCTGCCGCTCTCACGGGCTGGCACGCCCGCGCCATCCCGCTCGCCGATGCCGACATCGCCAAGCTCAAGCCCGGCAAACCCGGCGCCGATGACAAGGGCGTGTTCTTCAAAGGCGGCTTCACCTTGGAAAAAGCCGCGGACACCTTCATCGACCTCTCCGCCTACAAGAAGGGCGTCGTCTGGGTCAACGGCCACAACCTCGGCCGCTTCTGGGAGATCGGACCGCAGAAACGCCTCTACTGCCCCGCCCCGTGGCTGAAGGCCGGAAAAAACGAGATCATCATCCTCGACCTCCTTCAGGCGGAAGCCGCCCCCGTCAGCGGCAAGAGCACCCTGCGCTGA
- a CDS encoding RNA recognition motif domain-containing protein has product MSNVTQDSPNPGRKRRRRNRGGQNRNNNENRDNRENRQGGHGHGQGGGQRREGGRREGGPRREGGGNREGGGGGNRGFRERRPMPQPAKLTWWQKFLKIFGLYKEPVRPTRQDRIQEREKDAPAKSDRPAQPVKSNIRIARPQERKEQGPVESPRLYLGNLSYEVTESDLTDLFKGIGGVRNVEVVYNRNTHRSKGYGFVEMLHVDDAKRAIEVLNDQFFMGRKLSVSSAKSKGQDEREDKEEREERQERRPRNNPAPAQSAAAVAVPVAAAAVAAVAVEAAAEAPAPVAAVEEAAAPVVAEAASAPVVEEAAPVIAAVVEEAPAAVEVAEAAPVEAAAEGEQKSEQA; this is encoded by the coding sequence ATGTCCAACGTAACACAAGACTCCCCGAATCCGGGACGCAAGCGTCGCCGCCGCAACCGCGGTGGGCAGAACCGCAACAACAACGAAAATCGTGACAACCGTGAGAACCGCCAGGGCGGACACGGTCACGGCCAAGGAGGCGGCCAGCGCCGCGAAGGTGGACGCCGTGAAGGCGGCCCGCGCCGCGAAGGCGGTGGCAACCGTGAGGGAGGCGGCGGTGGCAACCGCGGCTTCCGCGAGCGCCGCCCCATGCCGCAACCGGCGAAACTGACCTGGTGGCAGAAGTTCCTCAAGATCTTCGGCCTCTACAAGGAACCCGTCCGCCCGACCCGCCAGGACCGTATCCAGGAACGCGAGAAGGACGCTCCCGCAAAGAGCGACCGCCCCGCGCAGCCGGTGAAGTCCAACATCCGCATCGCCCGCCCGCAGGAGCGCAAGGAACAAGGCCCGGTGGAATCCCCGCGCCTCTACCTCGGCAACCTGTCCTACGAGGTGACCGAGAGCGACCTGACCGACCTTTTCAAGGGCATCGGCGGCGTCCGCAACGTCGAGGTCGTCTACAACCGCAACACCCACCGCTCGAAGGGCTACGGCTTCGTGGAAATGCTCCACGTGGACGACGCCAAGCGCGCGATCGAGGTGCTCAACGACCAGTTCTTCATGGGCCGCAAGCTCAGCGTCTCCAGCGCCAAGTCGAAGGGTCAGGATGAGCGCGAGGACAAGGAAGAGCGTGAGGAACGCCAGGAGCGCCGCCCGCGTAACAATCCAGCTCCCGCCCAGTCCGCCGCTGCCGTCGCCGTTCCGGTGGCTGCTGCTGCTGTCGCCGCCGTGGCCGTGGAAGCCGCTGCGGAAGCTCCGGCTCCTGTCGCCGCAGTGGAAGAAGCTGCTGCTCCGGTGGTGGCTGAGGCCGCTTCGGCTCCTGTGGTGGAAGAAGCCGCCCCGGTGATCGCCGCTGTGGTTGAAGAAGCTCCGGCTGCTGTGGAAGTGGCGGAAGCCGCTCCGGTGGAAGCCGCCGCCGAAGGCGAGCAGAAGTCCGAGCAGGCCTGA
- the miaA gene encoding tRNA (adenosine(37)-N6)-dimethylallyltransferase MiaA gives MNPETPTPIYVCGPTASGKTALALELAARHDGEIVNADAFQLYRGLEILSAAPSAEERAIVPHHLFSVLDPATPNDAQSYVELAAPVIAEIAARGRTPIVTGGSGLYLKFLTHGASPLPAGDAALRAELDALPLEELAARLQALDPVEAARTNLLNRRYVGRALEICLLTGRRASGLRDQWEGATAERTAGLRGYVIHRSRPDLHARIAGRTRAMLDGGALEEVAALEDVSATFEKAIGFREVRALLRGEIDRATCEELVNAATRQYAKRQETWFRRETWLEPWAVPPS, from the coding sequence TTGAATCCCGAAACCCCAACTCCGATCTACGTCTGCGGTCCCACTGCTTCCGGGAAGACCGCGCTCGCGCTGGAGCTGGCGGCACGGCATGACGGCGAGATCGTGAATGCGGATGCCTTCCAGCTCTATCGAGGGCTGGAGATCCTGTCGGCCGCGCCCTCGGCGGAGGAGCGGGCGATCGTGCCGCACCATCTTTTCAGCGTGCTCGATCCGGCCACACCGAATGATGCGCAGTCGTACGTGGAGCTGGCCGCGCCGGTGATCGCGGAGATTGCAGCGCGCGGCCGGACACCGATCGTGACGGGCGGGTCCGGGCTTTATCTGAAATTCCTCACGCATGGAGCCTCGCCCCTGCCGGCGGGGGATGCGGCGCTGCGGGCGGAACTGGATGCGCTGCCGCTGGAGGAGCTGGCGGCGCGGTTGCAGGCGCTGGACCCGGTGGAGGCGGCGCGGACGAACCTGCTGAACCGCCGCTATGTGGGCCGGGCTTTGGAGATCTGTTTGCTGACAGGGAGGAGGGCATCCGGGTTGCGTGACCAGTGGGAGGGCGCGACGGCGGAGCGCACGGCGGGTTTGCGCGGCTACGTGATCCATCGTAGCAGGCCGGACCTTCACGCGCGGATCGCGGGGCGGACGCGGGCGATGCTTGATGGCGGAGCGCTGGAGGAGGTGGCGGCGCTGGAAGATGTTTCGGCGACGTTTGAAAAGGCGATCGGCTTCCGCGAGGTGCGGGCACTGTTGCGCGGGGAGATCGACCGCGCGACATGCGAGGAACTGGTGAATGCGGCGACGCGGCAGTATGCGAAACGGCAGGAGACGTGGTTCAGGCGTGAGACGTGGCTGGAGCCGTGGGCGGTGCCTCCATCGTAG
- a CDS encoding D-alanyl-D-alanine carboxypeptidase family protein has translation MLTRILFRLIPVLMASAPALSSAQAPESVMVVEAWSGKVLVAANASTKRPVASLTKIATGAVAIDWANANQSDIATIMVTVPDSVAMIGGPNPMRLVPGDRISLRDALTSALLGSDNLAAQTVADHIGRDILSRRGSGGDPVGAFVGEMNRLSRAIGAANTRFTNPHGLELQGQAVGTSTAADITRLSIYAMRRAAFNYIVRQKERRVTVSGQGGNRSFTVKNTNELITEPGMLGVKTGTTNAAGPCLSACQERDPLVRKKPDGSKGVTPRRVIAVVLNNPDRFNRARALIQQGWGIYDQWLANGAPVQDPRRELLKADDPL, from the coding sequence ATGCTCACGCGTATCCTTTTCCGCCTGATCCCCGTTCTGATGGCCTCGGCCCCAGCCCTCTCCTCCGCTCAAGCGCCTGAGAGCGTGATGGTTGTGGAAGCATGGTCCGGCAAGGTACTCGTCGCCGCGAACGCCTCCACCAAGCGCCCGGTCGCTAGCCTCACCAAGATCGCCACCGGTGCCGTCGCCATCGACTGGGCGAATGCCAATCAATCCGACATCGCCACCATCATGGTCACCGTACCGGATTCCGTGGCCATGATCGGCGGTCCGAACCCCATGCGCCTCGTCCCCGGCGACCGTATCAGCCTGCGCGATGCCCTCACCTCCGCCCTGCTCGGCTCGGACAATCTCGCCGCCCAGACGGTGGCGGACCACATCGGCCGGGACATCCTCTCCCGCCGTGGCAGCGGTGGCGATCCCGTGGGTGCCTTCGTGGGTGAAATGAACCGCCTCTCCCGTGCCATCGGGGCCGCCAATACCCGCTTCACCAATCCCCACGGTCTTGAACTTCAGGGGCAGGCCGTCGGCACCTCCACCGCCGCGGACATCACCCGCCTCTCGATCTACGCGATGCGCCGCGCGGCCTTCAACTACATCGTCCGCCAGAAGGAACGCCGTGTCACCGTCAGCGGTCAGGGTGGCAACCGCTCCTTCACGGTCAAGAACACCAACGAACTCATCACCGAGCCCGGCATGCTGGGCGTGAAGACCGGCACCACCAATGCCGCCGGCCCCTGCCTCTCCGCCTGCCAGGAACGCGATCCTCTTGTCCGCAAGAAGCCGGACGGCAGCAAGGGCGTCACCCCGCGCCGCGTCATTGCCGTGGTGCTCAACAACCCGGACCGGTTCAACCGCGCCCGCGCCCTCATCCAGCAGGGCTGGGGCATCTATGACCAGTGGCTCGCCAATGGCGCCCCGGTCCAGGATCCCCGCCGTGAACTTCTCAAGGCGGACGATCCGCTCTGA